In the genome of Montipora foliosa isolate CH-2021 chromosome 3, ASM3666993v2, whole genome shotgun sequence, one region contains:
- the LOC137996672 gene encoding histone-binding protein RBBP7, producing the protein MSGSPKENEPFDDAVEERIINEEYKIWKKNTPFLYDLVMTHALEWPSLTVQWLPDVTKPEGKDYCVHRLILGTHTSDEQNHLVIASVQVPNDDAQLDTSHYDSEKGEFGGFGSVSGKIEIDIKINHEGEVNRARYMPQNACIIATKTPTADVLVFDYTKHPSKPDPNGECRPDIRLKGHSKEGYGLSWNPNLNGNLLSASDDYTVCLWDISTISKEAKTMDALRTFTGHTAVVEDVSWHLLHESLFGSVADDHKLMIWDTRSTNSSKATHTVDAHTAEVNCLSFNPYSEFILATGSADKTVALWDLRNLKLKLHSFESHKDEIFQVQWSPHNETILASSGTDRRLHVWDLSKIGEEQSSEDAEDGPPELLFIHGGHTAKISDFSWNPNEAWVICSVSEDNIMQVWQMAENIYNDEELDTPASELEAGAS; encoded by the exons ATGTCTGGATCGCCGAAAGAAAATG AACCTTTCGATGATGCGGTGGAAGAACGAATCATCAATGAAGAATACAAAATCTGGAAAAAGAACACGCCATTTTTGTATGATTTGGTCATGACACATGCGCTAGAATGGCCAAGTCTTACCGTGCAGTGGTTACCGGATGTAACGAA ACCTGAAGGAAAAGATTATTGTGTACATAGACTTATTCTTGGAACCCACAC ATCAGATGAGCAGAATCACTTAGTGATTGCAAGTGTTCAAGTTCCTAATGATGATGCTCAGCTTGATACAAGTCATTATGATAGTGAAAAAGGAG AGTTTGGTGGATTTGGCTCAGTCAGTGGAAAAATTGAAATAGATATAAAGATCAACCATGAAGGTGAAGTTAACAG GGCCCGGTACATGCCACAAAATGCCTGTATCATTGCCACAAAAACACCTACAGCTGATGTTCTAGTGTTTGACTACACAAAACACCCTTCAAAACCTG ACCCCAATGGTGAGTGTCGCCCCGACATCAGACTCAAGGGTCATAGTAAAGAAGGTTACGGCTTGTCCTGGAATCCAAATCTTAATGGCAATCTTTTAAGTGCATCGGATGATTAC ACTGTATGTCTTTGGGATATTAGCACTATTTCAAAG GAAGCAAAAACGATGGATGCTCTTCGAACCTTCACTGGACACACTGCTGTGGTTGAG GATGTTTCGTGGCATCTTTTACACGAGAGTTTATTCGGATCTGTTGCAGATGACCATAAGCTAATGAT CTGGGACACACGGTCAACCAACAGCTCAAAGGCAACACACACAGTGGATGCTCACACAGCTGAA GTAAACTGCTTATCATTCAATCCTTACAGTGAGTTCATTCTTGCGACAGGATCAGCAGATAAG ACTGTTGCTTTGTGGGATCTGCGGAATCTCAAACTGAAACTCCATTCGTTTGAATCACATAAAGATGAAATATTTCAG GTCCAGTGGTCTCCACACAACGAAACAATCCTTGCTTCCAGTGGAACAGACAGACGACTGCATGTATGGGACCTCAG CAAAATTGGCGAGGAACAGTCGTCTGAGGATGCTGAAGATGGTCCTCCTGAACTACTG TTTATTCACGGTGGTCACACAGCAAAAATATCGGATTTCTCTTGGAATCCAAACGAAGCTTGGGTGATATGCAGTGTGTCAGAAGACAATATCATGCAAGTCTGGCAAATG GCGGAGAACATCTACAATGACGAAGAACTCGATACTCCCGCATCGGAGCTCGAAGCCGGGGCTTCTTGA